The following proteins come from a genomic window of Paramicrobacterium humi:
- a CDS encoding sensor histidine kinase codes for MDSTWLVLIALGLGIAVGAGFTVFVHAAARHGEQVSRVLAPSVPDGVDQVLGALENVGIVLDSSDNVLRASRSALALGIVRGESVSVREIVEIADQVRRTGEPVSRDIIVAGTRFGEIARNLSVRVAPLGTRFVLVLADDNTESIRLDEVRRDFIANISHELKTPIGAIGVLADAIDQAAEDPAHVRRFADRMTTEADRLAALTAEIIDLSKLQANEALHEPQLLQVDEIVADAVDRNRVVADGKRVTLVTRAPSGLAVFGEAPLLTVAVHNLISNAIHYSPEGSRVGVGVRRTDGVVEISVTDQGVGIPKSDHDRVFERFYRVDDARSRNTGGTGLGLAIVKHTVQNHGGEVSVWSQPGNGSTFTIRLPEASGIDAIAADPAARPERTTT; via the coding sequence ATGGACTCGACCTGGCTGGTGCTCATCGCCCTCGGCCTCGGAATCGCCGTCGGCGCCGGCTTCACCGTCTTCGTCCACGCCGCAGCGCGACACGGCGAGCAGGTCTCTCGCGTCCTCGCGCCGAGCGTCCCGGACGGCGTCGACCAAGTGCTCGGCGCCCTCGAGAACGTCGGCATCGTCCTCGACTCCTCCGACAACGTGCTGCGCGCGTCCCGCAGCGCGCTCGCGCTCGGCATCGTGCGCGGCGAATCCGTCTCCGTGCGCGAGATCGTCGAGATCGCCGACCAGGTCAGGCGAACAGGGGAGCCCGTCAGTCGCGACATCATCGTCGCGGGCACGCGCTTCGGCGAGATCGCCCGCAACCTCTCCGTGCGCGTCGCGCCGCTCGGAACGCGCTTCGTTCTCGTTCTCGCCGACGACAACACCGAGTCGATCCGCCTCGACGAGGTGCGCCGCGATTTCATCGCCAACATCAGCCACGAGCTCAAGACGCCCATCGGCGCCATCGGGGTGCTCGCCGACGCGATCGACCAGGCGGCGGAGGACCCCGCGCACGTGCGTCGATTCGCGGACCGCATGACGACAGAAGCCGATCGGCTCGCCGCGCTCACGGCCGAGATCATCGACCTCTCCAAGCTCCAGGCGAACGAGGCGCTGCACGAGCCGCAGCTCCTGCAGGTCGACGAGATCGTCGCCGACGCCGTCGACCGCAACCGCGTCGTCGCCGACGGCAAGCGTGTCACCCTCGTCACGCGAGCGCCCTCCGGCCTCGCCGTGTTCGGCGAGGCGCCCCTGCTGACCGTCGCCGTGCACAACCTCATCTCCAACGCCATCCACTATTCGCCAGAGGGCTCACGCGTCGGTGTCGGGGTGCGCCGCACGGACGGGGTCGTCGAGATCTCCGTGACCGACCAGGGCGTCGGCATCCCCAAGTCCGACCACGACCGGGTCTTCGAGCGCTTCTACCGCGTCGATGACGCGCGCAGCCGCAACACCGGCGGCACCGGGCTCGGCCTCGCGATCGTGAAGCACACCGTGCAGAACCACGGGGGAGAGGTGAGCGTGTGGTCGCAGCCCGGCAACGGGTCGACGTTCACGATTCGCCTGCCCGAGGCGAGCGGAATCGACGCCATCGCCGCCGACCCGGCCGCCCGGCCCGAAAGGACGACAACGTGA
- the ispD gene encoding 2-C-methyl-D-erythritol 4-phosphate cytidylyltransferase — protein sequence MTDSPRLAVVVVAAGQGLRLGAGQPKAFFPLRGRPLLEHALEGVLGMTQPAQVIVVVPAERVTDAAALCRRVAGVARDHVVVTAGGSSRQASVAAGLALLDDEIEVVLVHDAARALTPPAQLDAVARAVADTGEGVIPGLPVSDTIKRVDGAERALETVDRSALRAVQTPQGFPRSELVAAYAAATAEHTDDAALFAAAGHRVRVIAGSERALKITTPWDLRRAATLLGDAGGLRTGVGVDVHAYDEAAALWLAGLHWPGEPGLAGHSDGDAVCHAIVDALLSAAGLGDIGGLFGVDDERFAGAHGDVFLRETRRRLEAAGFRVVNVAVQVLGNRPRLAQRRAEAQALLGGILNAPVSLAATTSDRLGFTGRGEGVTAVATALIAAAEKTDDH from the coding sequence ATGACCGACTCGCCCCGCCTCGCCGTCGTCGTCGTCGCCGCGGGGCAGGGCCTCCGGCTCGGCGCGGGGCAGCCGAAGGCCTTCTTCCCGCTGCGCGGTCGGCCGCTTCTCGAGCACGCGCTCGAGGGTGTGCTCGGCATGACGCAGCCCGCTCAGGTCATCGTCGTGGTTCCCGCGGAGCGGGTGACGGATGCCGCGGCGCTCTGCCGCCGCGTCGCCGGAGTCGCGAGGGACCACGTCGTCGTGACGGCGGGCGGGAGCTCGCGGCAGGCCTCCGTCGCTGCCGGTCTCGCGCTGCTCGACGACGAGATCGAGGTCGTGCTCGTGCACGACGCCGCCCGCGCGCTCACGCCGCCCGCGCAGCTCGACGCCGTCGCGCGCGCCGTCGCCGACACGGGCGAGGGCGTCATCCCCGGCCTGCCCGTGAGCGACACGATCAAGCGCGTCGACGGCGCCGAGCGCGCCCTCGAGACCGTCGATCGTTCAGCCCTGCGCGCCGTGCAGACGCCGCAGGGCTTCCCCCGCTCCGAGCTCGTCGCCGCGTACGCCGCCGCGACGGCGGAGCACACCGACGACGCCGCGCTGTTCGCCGCCGCCGGTCACCGCGTGCGCGTCATCGCGGGAAGCGAGCGCGCACTCAAGATCACGACGCCGTGGGACCTGCGCCGGGCCGCGACGCTTCTCGGCGACGCCGGCGGGCTGCGCACGGGCGTCGGCGTGGACGTGCACGCGTACGACGAGGCCGCTGCGCTGTGGCTCGCGGGACTGCACTGGCCCGGAGAGCCGGGACTCGCAGGCCACAGCGACGGCGACGCCGTGTGCCACGCGATCGTCGACGCCCTGCTCTCGGCGGCGGGGCTCGGCGACATCGGCGGACTGTTCGGCGTCGACGACGAGCGTTTCGCCGGCGCCCACGGCGACGTGTTCCTCCGCGAGACCCGGCGCCGCCTCGAGGCCGCCGGGTTCCGCGTCGTCAACGTCGCCGTGCAAGTGCTCGGCAACCGGCCCCGGCTCGCGCAGCGGCGCGCCGAGGCGCAAGCGCTGCTCGGCGGCATCCTGAACGCGCCCGTGAGCCTTGCGGCGACGACGAGCGACCGGCTCGGCTTCACGGGCCGCGGCGAGGGCGTCACGGCCGTCGCGACGGCCCTGATCGCGGCAGCCGAGAAGACCGACGACCATTAG
- a CDS encoding response regulator transcription factor: protein MTRILLVEDEAALSDPLAFLLEREGYEVSIADDGLTAMESWEREGADLVLLDLMLPGLPGTEVCRRIRATSTVPIIMLTAKDAEVDIVVGLELGADDYVTKPYKTRELLARIRAALRRRTADDGVDEAVLEAGDVRMDLDRHTVEVRGQEINMPLREFEVLEFLLRNAGRVLTRGQLIDRVWGSDYFGDTKTLDVHIKRIRSRIERDPSQPVMVVTVRGLGYRFED from the coding sequence GTGACCCGCATCCTCCTCGTCGAAGACGAAGCCGCACTGAGCGACCCGCTCGCGTTCCTGCTCGAGCGGGAGGGCTACGAGGTGTCGATCGCGGACGACGGCCTCACCGCCATGGAGTCGTGGGAGCGCGAGGGCGCTGATCTCGTTCTTCTCGACCTCATGCTGCCCGGGCTGCCGGGAACCGAGGTGTGCCGGCGCATTCGCGCGACCTCGACGGTGCCGATCATCATGCTCACGGCGAAGGACGCCGAAGTCGACATCGTCGTCGGGCTCGAGCTCGGCGCCGACGACTACGTCACGAAGCCGTACAAGACGCGGGAGCTGCTCGCCCGCATCCGCGCCGCCCTTCGCCGACGCACGGCCGACGACGGCGTCGACGAGGCCGTGCTCGAGGCGGGCGACGTGCGCATGGACCTCGACCGGCACACCGTCGAAGTGCGCGGACAGGAGATCAACATGCCGCTGCGGGAATTCGAGGTTCTCGAGTTCCTCCTGCGCAACGCCGGCCGCGTGCTCACGCGCGGCCAGCTCATCGACCGCGTGTGGGGCAGCGACTACTTCGGCGACACCAAGACCCTCGACGTGCACATCAAGCGCATCCGCTCCCGCATCGAGCGGGACCCCTCGCAGCCCGTCATGGTCGTCACCGTGCGCGGTCTCGGCTACCGCTTCGAAGACTGA
- a CDS encoding CarD family transcriptional regulator, translated as MLFEVGETVVYPHHGAATIAEVKTRVIKGEEKLYLKLHVTQGDLTIEVPAENVDLVGVRDVIGQEGLDKVFEVLRAPFTEEPTNWSRRYKANLEKLASGDVIKVSEVVRDLWRRDQDRGLSAGEKRMLAKARQILVSELALAEKTDEEKASGMLDEVLAS; from the coding sequence ATGCTTTTTGAGGTTGGCGAAACCGTCGTTTACCCGCACCACGGAGCCGCGACTATCGCGGAAGTGAAGACCCGGGTTATCAAGGGCGAAGAGAAACTGTACCTGAAGCTGCACGTGACTCAGGGTGACCTGACGATCGAGGTTCCGGCTGAGAACGTCGATCTCGTCGGCGTGCGCGATGTCATCGGGCAGGAGGGTCTCGACAAGGTGTTCGAGGTGCTGCGCGCACCGTTCACCGAGGAGCCCACCAACTGGTCCCGCCGCTACAAGGCGAACCTTGAGAAGCTCGCCTCCGGCGACGTGATCAAGGTGAGCGAGGTCGTGCGCGACCTGTGGCGCCGTGACCAGGACCGCGGTCTCTCCGCCGGAGAGAAGCGCATGCTCGCGAAGGCCAGGCAGATCCTGGTCTCCGAACTCGCACTCGCCGAGAAGACCGACGAAGAGAAGGCGTCGGGCATGCTCGACGAGGTTCTCGCGTCATAG